The Planifilum fimeticola nucleotide sequence TTGCGGTTGAACTTGTCCAGATAGTGGACGAGCAGGGGCTTGATATCCTTCCTTCTCCGTCGGAGGGGAGGAATTTCGATGGGCACCACGCTGATGCGGTAATAGAGGTCCTCCCGGAACTGGCCCCTTTGCACCATCTCCTTCAAATCCCGGTTCGTCGCCGCGATGATCCTCACGTTGACCGGAATCGACCGGACCCCTCCCACCCTCCGAATCTTCTTCTCCTGAAGCACCTGCAGGAGCTTGACCTGCATCGACAGGGGCAGCTCCCCGATCTCATCCAGGAGGAGGGTGCCGTTTTCGGCGATCTCAAACATGCCCGGTTTTCCCTCCCTCCGGGCACCGGTGAAGGCGCCCCCCTCGTAACCGAATAATTCCGATTCGATCAGTTCTTCCGGGATCGCTCCGCAGTTGACGGTGATGAAGGACCCGCTTTCGTAACGGCTGCTGTTTTTGTGAATCAGCCGGGCGAACACTTCCTTTCCCACCCCGGATTCCCCCAGCAAAAGCACCGTGGCGTCCGTTCCGGCCACCCGCATCGCCAGGTGGTACGCCTGTTGCATCACCACGTCGTTCATGACGACGGAGGGTTCCTCTTTCAGATACAACTTTCTCAATTCGGACAGTTCTTTGCGGTACCTCTCCGAGCGCTTCCGCGTCTCGTCCAACTCGTCCCGAAGACGGTTCAGTTCCGTCACGTCCCGGATATTGGTGATCACGCGCACAATCCGGCCCTCTTCGTCGCAGATGGGGCTGCCAGTGATGATGAGCACCTTTCCGTGTTTGTTCTCCTGCACGGTGCTGACCGTCCTCCCGGTCTTCAGCACTTCCAGCGTGACGGACTTCTTCAGAATCCCCCGCTTTTCCAGATAGCGGACATCCTTGCCGATGTAATACTCCTTGGGAATGCCCGTCAGCCTTTCAATGGCCGAATTGGTATGGAGGGTGATTCCGTTGTGATCCGTGATGTAGATGCAGTCATAGGAGTTTTCGAGCAGGGTGTCCAGATCCAACCCGCTGGAGGACGGAGGGGGAGCGCTCGGTTTGATGGCCACCTGTTCCAGCGAATAGAGAATCCAACCCTCCGGCTCTTCCAAGGTGCTGTAGCGAACGCGGTACTCCTTGCCGCCGATCCGTTGAACCCCCGGATGCTCCTCGGAAGAAGTCGCTTGAATGAACGACACCCAGGACGAATGCTCCGCGATCTGCTCCTCGCACAGCCGGAGCAATTCCCCGTTTCCGTACCGGATCCTGCCCGCATCGTCCACCACCGCCATGGGGCAGGGAGTCTGGTTCCACAGGTGCTGCCAATCGAGTTGTTGCTCAGCCATCACTTACCCCCTCGCAAACGGAATTTTCCACGGCCCCATCCCCTCGCCGGAAACGGGCATCAGGTAACATACTTCCCTATTCTTTTATCTGTCTCCTTTTTTTTCGCAAAAAATGCCCCCTCCCTGCCGCTTCTTCCGCCAACGGATTTCCGTCCAATCACCCGTCATCCGGCCGGGCTTGTCATTTCCAAGTCTTTCAAGTATGATATAAATGTGTTTGTTATCAGCCACTGAACGCGAGTGCTAACAACTCCGCTTTTCCTCCGCATCGTTCCGTCTTCGCACCTTTTCTCTCTGTCCACTCATCTCTTTGCAACTCTCATTCGTCTCTTTGTTGGCATAGAAATCCGATTTCTATCCAATGGGGGGATGCATGATGCAAGCGTTGCTGTTGGCAGGGGGATTGGGCACGAGACTGAGACCTCTGACGGAACACCTCCCCAAACCCATGGCACCGGTGGTCAACCGGCCATGGCTCGAACACCTCCTCAAGCACCTCCGATCGCAAGGCCTCTCCGACTTTGTCATCGCCGTCAAGCACAACGCGGACATCATCCGGAATCACTTCGGTGACGGCCGCCGTCTCGGAGTAACCATCGCTTACAGCCAGGAGCCCGAACTGCTCGGCACGGCGGGGGCGATCAAGCACGCGGAACCGCTGCTTTCGGCCGATCGGTTCATCGTGGTCAACGCGGACATCATTCACCATGTGGACCTGATGCCTCTCTTGGAATTTCATCGTTCCTCCGGCGCGATGGTCACGATTGGCTTGACGGAAGTCGAAGACCCTTCCCAATACGGAGTGGTTCAACAAACCCCTTCCGGGCGGATCCTTCGGTTCGTGGAAAAACCCCCTCGGCACGAGGCTCCTTCCAACCGGATCAACGCAGGGATCTATGTGATGGAAAAAGAGACCCTCTCTTGGATTCCCGCCGGACGAGCGGTTTCCATCGAACGGGAAACCTTCCCGCTCCTGATCCGCAAGGGACTGCCGGTCTACGGCTGTGCGGTCCGCGGCTACTGGCTGGACATGGGAACCCACGACCGCTATCTCGCCCTGCACCGGGATGCCCTCGACGGCAAAATCGGGCTTCAGCTTCCCTATCCGATGAAGGCGGAGGGAGTCTGGATCGGCGAGGACACCCACATCTCCAGCCACGCGAAGCTGATTCCACCCGTCGTCATCGGCCGCGGAACGAGGGTGGAGCGCGGAGCGGTCCTCGGACCCTACGCGGTGCTGGGTGAGGGCGTGACGGTTCAAGCGGACAGCCGCTGTGCCCATGCCGTCGTCCTGCCGGGAACCCGTCTCGAAGGAAACCGCGTGTTCCGACACGCCGTCGTCGCCCCCGACTTCATGGTCACAACCCGCCTTCCCGGCGATCTCATCCGCCAAGGAGTGATGCAGCCATGATCCACCCGGCCTATGTCAGCACCTACGTGCCAAAACGGTGCGGACTCGCCACCTACACCCATCATCTCCGAACCTACGTCCGCAAAGCGCACCGAGGGGAGGGCTCAGAGCCGGTCGATACGGTGATCGCCGTCGTCGATCCCGAAGAACCCTTAGATTACGACCCCTCGCTGCGGCTGATCCGACGAGACATCCGCGAAGATTACCGCGATACGGCCCGGCGCTTGAACGACAGCCCGGTCACCGTCGTTTCGCTCCAACACGAGTTCGGCATCTTCGGCGGCGACGCCGGCGAATACGTGCTCGACTTCGTGCGGGAGCTCCACAAGCCCCTGGTCACCACCTTTCACACCGTCTTCCATTCCCCCCGGGAACCCTACCGCAGCGTTCAGGAGGAAATCGCCCGGCGGAGCGACCGCATCCTGGTCATGAACCGGCACGCCGTCGATCGGTTGGCGGATCAATACCGGGTACCGAAAGACAAATGCGTGTACATCCCCCACGGCACCCCGTCACCGGTGCCGGAACAGCGCGAATCAATGCGCGCAAAGCTCGGTTGGTCGAACCGGCGGGTGCTGATGACCTTCGGGTTGCTCAGCCCCAACAAGGGGATGGAGATGATCCTCCAAGCCCTGCCGGAGGTGGTTCGCCGCCTCCCCGACGTCCTGTACGCCATCGTGGGCCAAACCCATCCCCAGGTGAAAAAAGCGGAGGGGGAAGCCTACCGCGAACGCCTCAGGGACATGATCCGGGAGCAGAACCTGGACCGCCATGTGGTGATGATCGACCGCTACCTCTCCGAATCCGAATTGGTGCACACCATCATGGCATGCGACTTATACGTCACTCCCTACCCCGGAATGGAACAGATCACGAGCGGCACGCTGGCCTACGCGGTGGGATTGGGCAGACCCGTCCTGAGCACGCCCTATGCTTACGCGCGGGACTTGCTCGGCCCCTACCCCGAACTGCTCATCCCGTACGGTGACGCGGATGCCTGGGCCCGAGCCCTCATCGCCCACCTGTCCGATACCGGCAAATTGCGGGAGTGGGAGCGGAAAATCCGGGAGATCGGACGCGAGATGAATTGGCCCCGCGTCGGCGAGCGACACCTGCGGCTGTTCGGTGAGCTGTCTCATCCCCGCAGTTCCGATGCGGGCGGCAGCCGGAGCATCGCATCCGCTTCCCGTTAAACTGACCCATCTGAGACGGCTCACCGACGATACGGGAATCATCGAACACGGCATCGGGAAAATCCCCCGCCGGAAGGAGGGCTACTCCACCGACGACAATGCCCGGGCCCTTTGGGCCTGCGTCGAATGGGGAAAAATCGCCCGGCGGGGCAGGGATGCCGAAGCGGCGGAACAGCTCGCCCGCCTGTCCGACACGTACCTGGCCTTCCTGGCCTGGGTTCAAAAAGAGGACGGGCATTTCCACAACAACGTCGCGTACAACCGCCGGTGGGAAGAGGAGGAACCGTCGGACGACTGCCTGGGGCGCACGCTGTGGTCCACGGCGACCGCCGCGTTGTGGGATCCCGACGGCGACCGTTCCCGCATCGCCCAGCACTTGTGCCGGACGGGTTTTCGCGCCGCCGATCGCCTCCGGCACCCCCGGGGCATCGCCTTCGCCCTTTCGGCGGCCAGTCTGCTCGTGCGCGAAGCGGAAGCCAATCCCCGGCTCGAATCTTCATTCCGGGATTGGGTTTTGCGTAATCTGCCGGCGGCTGCCGGCCGTCTGGGAAAAGCGCTGCTCTTGTGGTACCGGCATCATTCCGGGCCGGGATGGCGATGGTTTGAGGAGATCATGACCTACAGCAACGGCGTCTTCCCCTGGGCCCTGTTTCAGTGGCACAGGACCTTCCCGTCCCGGGAGGCGGAACAAATCGCTCGGGAGAGCCTCGATTTTCTGATCGACAAAATGACGTCCCCCGAAGGATTCATTCGGCCCGTCGGAAACCGGGGATGGTGCACCCGGAAGAAGAACAGCCAATGGGACCAGCAGCCGGTGGAAGTGTTGAAGTTGGCCATGGCCTGCGAGCAGGGCCTTGCGTCGACCGGAGATGCGGTCTACCGGGCCGTGCTGGAAAAATGTCGGGCGTGGTTCCACGGCGACAATGACCTCCGGGTGCCGATGGCCGACCCGTCGGACGGTTCCTGTTGCGACGGCTTGACGGAAGGGGGGCCCAACCGCAATCGGGGGGCCGAGTCCACCCTGGCCTATTTGCTGACGGAAGCCATATTCCACAAGACGCGGGAGGGAAAGCACCATGAGCGCGATGATGAAACCTGCTGACCGAATCGCACCGCACGTGTTTCGGGAATATGACATCCGGGGCATCGTCGGGGAAGAGATCCACGAATTCTTCGCCTATTGGCTGGGCCGTGCCTTTGCCCGCCGGGTGCGCGCCGAAGGGCAGCATTCGGTGGTGGTCGGCCGCGACAACCGAAAGAGTTCCCCCGCCCTCGCCCGGGCGGTCACCGCGGGACTCGTCCAGGAAGGGTGCGAAGTGATGGACATCGGGGAAGTCACTTCGCCCATGTTCTACTTCGGCCTGGAACACCTGGATGTCCCCTCCGGCATCATGATCACGGCCAGCCACAACCCGCCCGATGAAAACGGGTTCAAGGTGGCGCAAAACAAGACGACCCTGTATGGCAACGCCGTCAAAAACCTGTACAATGAAATGGTGGGTGTGGCCGCGGAAACCGGTCTCGAACCGGAAATCGCCCAAACCTCCCCTTCCAGATCGGTGGACCTTCGTACGCCCTACCTCGACATGCTGCAGGAAAAAATCCGGCTCGACGGCCGGCCGTTGAAAGTGGTCGTGGATTGCGGCAACGGAACCGCCTCTTCCTTCGCGCCGGAAGCTTTGGAGCGCTGGGGTTGTGAAGTGATTCCCCTTTACTGCACGTCGGATCCGACCTTTCCGAACCACCATCCGGATCCCGTCGATCCGAAGAACCTCACGGATCTCATCCGGACGGTGAAGGAGACGGGAGCGGACCTGGGCATCGCCTTTGACGGCGACGGCGACCGCCTCGGAGTGGTGGACGAAACGGGCCGCATCCGCTGGGGGGATCAGCTGATGATCCTCTACTGGCGGGAAATCCTGCCGAAATATCCGGGATGCGACGCATGGGTCGAAGTGAAATGTTCCCAGGCGCTGGTGGAAGAAATCAAGCGGCTCGGGGGCAACCCCCGTTTCCACCGCACCGGGCATTCCCACGTCAAAGCGACGTTGCGGCGGACCCGGGCGCCCTTCGCGGGGGAGATGTCAGGGCACCTGTTCTTCAACGACGAATACTACGGGTTTGACGACGCGCTGTACGCCGCGGGGCGGCTGCTGCGAATCCTGTCCCGAAAAAAGCGCCCCCTTTCCGCCCTGTTTGCGGACGTGCCGCAGTACCACGCCACGTCGGAGACGCGGGTGCCCTGTGAAGAAGCGAAGAAAGCATCGGTGATCGAGCAGGTGAAGGCCCATTTCGCGAAGAAATACCCGATTGTCGAGGTGGATGGCGCCCGGATTCAATTCCCCTCCGGGTGGGCTTTGGTGCGCAGTTCCAATACCCAGCCGATTCTCGTGCTCAGGGCCGAAGCGGACAGCACCGAACGGCTGGTCGAGATCAAACGGGAAGTGGAAAGCGTCATCCGCCGCTGCGGCATCACCGCTCCCATTCCGTGGTGACGACGTGCGCACGCAGACGGACCAAACATCGAAAGGTGGTATCGATGAACAAGATGGAACCGGTCAAATTCACCCCCCTTGCCGTACCGCGGATCTGGGGCGGTCACCGGCTGAAATCCTGGTTCGACACCGAAACGGAAGAGCCGATCGGCGAATACTGGCTCATCTCCAGCCATCCCAACGGGACCAGCGTCGTTGAGGGAGGACCCTTCCGGGGAAAAACCCTGAACGATCTCGTGCGGGATTATCCGGAAGCCTATCTCGGCTCCAGCCCGCAGCCCCGGTTTCCCCTCCTGATCAAATTGATCGAAGCGGCGCAGGATCTGTCCGTCCAGGTGCATCCGGACGACGAATACGCCCGCAAAGCGGAAGCGGATTTCGGAAAGACCGAGGCCTGGTACGTGCTGGACTGCCCGGAGGACGGTCGCGTCATCTACGGCCACCGCTTTTCGTCACGGCGGGAGTATCTCCAGGCGGTGGAAAAAAAGCGGGTAAAGGATTATCTGGAGTACGCCCCCATCGCCCCGGGCAAGCTGGTGTTCGTCCCCTCGCGGACCCTGCACGCCCTGCTGGCCGGCACGACGGTGCTCGAAATCCAGCAGACCTCCGATGTCACCTACCGGGTGTACGACTGGGACCGCGTCGATGAACGGGGACGGGGGCGGGAACTGCACATCGACAAGGCGGCCGACGTCCTCCGGTACGATCGGCAGCCGGATCCCTTCCCGGAGCGGGCGGAGCTCTCCGCAGAGGGCGGCCTGCGCGGATCCCGTCTCGTCTCCTGCCCCTATTTCACCATCGACCGTTGGAACCTGGCTTCGGGACGCCATTCCTTCGACTTGGGACGCCAAAACAACCCGGACATCCTGATCGTGACGAAAGGAGAAGGGACCCTGCACTGGTCCGGCGGTGAAATGCCGCTTTCCCGCGGCGACGCCGCGATCGTCCCCGCCACCTTGTCCGGCTACGATGTTTCCTGTACGGCGGAGATGGAGCTGATCCGCACGTTCTATTGAAATTCCTCGGCGGGCGACTCCTCTTGAAAATCGGATGGAAAACATATAAAATTCATTTTACCTGAGCAAAGGAGGTGAAGGGAACGATGTGTACCGGTCGGATGGCTTGGTGGAACGAAATTTCCAATATTAACTATGGATTGGCCGCAAACGGGATTCGTGTGCCCTTTTTCAGCCATTCCACGACCGGTGCATGAGGAAGGTTCCCTTCACACGGATTGCGGCTTTTCAAGCTCACAACGACGACACCGCAGGTGAGGAAACCTTGCCTGCGGTTTTTTGTTTTTCAAGGAGGGTATATGGATGATCATTGCGGCCAATCGCGTGGGAAAAAACCTGGATGATCGATGGGTGCTGAGCGACGTGAGCTTTGTGATCGAACGGGGTGAACGGATCGGGCTGGTCGGTCCCAACGGATCGGGAAAAACGACGCTCCTCCGCCTCCTGGCGGGAGTGATGGCGCCGGACCGCGGAGAGGTGTTTTTGACCAAAGGGGCAAGGATCGGCTACCTGGAACAAATTCCCCAGGCGGACCCAAGGGCGACGGTCCTGGACGTGCTGCGCTCCCCCTTCGCGGAGCTGATGGAATTGGAACGGGAAATGGGGGAGCTCGCAAACCGGATGGCCGATTCCCGGCTCGATGAAAAGCGAATGGAACGGATCCTGAACCGGTACCAGGTTTGTCAGGAGGAATTCGAGAAGCGAGGCGGTTATGAGATGGAGACCCGAATCCGCCGGGTCGTACGCGGTCTCAATCTGCCGGAAGACGTTCCGGATCGTCCCTTTGCCGCCCTCAGCGGCGGGGAGAAGACCAAAGTCGGTCTGGCTCAGGTGTTGTTATCCGAGCCCGACCTGCTCCTGCTGGACGAACCCACCAACCATCTGGATCTTTCGGCGTTGGAATGGCTGGAGGATTTTTTGTCCCAATGGCGCGGGGCGGTGGTGGTCGTATCCCACGACCGCTATTTCCTGGATCGGGTCGCCAACCGGATCATCGATTTGGAAGACGGCAGATGCACCCTGTACCAGGGAAATTACACCCATTTCGTCAAGGAGAAGGAACAGCGCCTGCTGGCGGAATTCCAGGCTTATCGGGAACAACAGAAAAAGATCAAAAAGATGGAGGAAGCCATCAAGCGGTTGCGGGAGTGGGCCAACCGTTCCAACCCTCCCAGCGCCGGCCTTCACCGGCGGGCATCCAACATGGAAAAGGCGCTCAAGCGGATGGAGCTGCTGGAACGGCCGGTTTTGGAGCGGAAAAAATCGCCCTGAACTTCGGCCATCAAGAGCGAAGCGGGGAGATCGTGTTCCGGCTCGAAAACATTTTCAAGAATTACGGTCGGAAACCGGTCTTGAGGGGGGCAAATCTGACGGTGAAATTCGGCGAACGGGTGGCGGTGGTGGGAAAAAACGGGGCGGGAAAATCCACCCTTCTCCGCCTCCTGACGGGTGAGATCGCGCCGGACCGGGGTGAGGTATACATCGGACCGTCGGTCCAGGCGGGATATCTTTCCCAGCAGGGGTGGGAGGGGGACCCGGACATGACCGTGTTGGAAGCGTTCCGGGAAGAAGTCCCCGCGGATGCGGGCACGGCCCGGCAGATCCTCGACCGGTTCCTTTTCTACGGTCACTCCGTCTTCCGCAAGATGCGGGATCTGAGCGGAGGCGAGCGGATGCGCCTGCGGCTTGCCCAACTGATGCACCGGGATGTGAATGCGCTGATTCTGGATGAGCCGACCAACCATTTGGACATCGACTCCCGGGAGGTGTTGGAGGAGGCGCTCCGGGATTTTCGCGGCACCATCCTGGCCGTCTCCCATGACCGGTACTTTTTGAACCAGTTGTTCGCTCCCGTCTACTGGCTGGAAAACGGAACCCTGACCCGCTACGAGGGAAATTACGATGAAGCCAGGCGGAAACGGGCGGAGCGGTGAAGCTTTTTGATCCTGGCGAAACTTGATAAACGAAAGCGGATGCCCGTGAGCATCCGCTTTCTTGTTACCATGCCGAAGTTTTCACTTTATCGGCACATTATATCCTTACACGATCATTTTTAACGAGCCTTTGAACAGCGAGAAACGCCTCCAAATATTTTTTTGCCGCATTCAATCGGTGTACCGGTGCCGGATAAATCGTATGCTGATCATAGGTTAAATTGGCCTGTCGTAACAAGTGAAGCTGTCGCACGGCCTCTTCAGCCTCACCGGGGTCCCAATGTCCCACTGGCAAAATCTCCACCAGATTGGGTTGAAGCAGTAGCTCCGAAGAATCGGTAGCTTTCGTATACAAAACAGCCAGTTGATAGGTATCCGGTTTTTGACCCAGACTGTAATAAACACCGTCCTCAGAAAGGAACAGACCAGAACTGAATGTATAATCTTTCCCAGGTTTATCGTTATAATAAAGAGGAACATAGTACTCCGTCGTTATTCGCAAAATGCGGAGGCGGTTGCGTTGGTAATCAAGTTCCGGCCTCGTCAGGATCCAGTCTCCATTTATCAGGTGTTTATCCTGAACGGGAAAATATAACTTGGTCAAAGGAGTTCGATCAAAAACAACCGTCAGGGGCCTTTCCGTTTCCTGCAGAATTTGAAGGATGGTCCGTTCGATTTCGGGTTGTTTCTCTCTTGTCAGGCCATCTCTTTCGAGCCCCTGTTTCAAACCTCCCGCATCGGTAATAAAGTCGGGCAAAGCCCTCCAAGATCCGTCGTCTCCTTCCATACGGATCAAATAGCGATTACCGTCATAACGGGCGTATAATACGCGGCCCTCATTCAATTCGTGGGGTCGGAAGGCGGTAACAAACAACCAAACCCGTTCCCGATCCACTCCTTCAATCAGATGATGCGTATAGACCCCAAAATCGCTCAGCAGATCGAAAAAGGCGTTTTTCACCCTGTGTTCAAAATTTTCCTCATTATCGTCATGCAGAAATTGGGTGATCTGTCCGCATTCCGCAAAGGCAACCCGCAATGCATGTTTGGGATCGGCCTTCGGATTTTCCGACCAGGTTTTTTTCGGTTCGATCATCACCAACGCACCATGCGCTTTACCCCATTTTGTTATCATCTTTTTCATTTTGCGAAGGGTTCGGTGAGGATGGTTGATATCCACATCCTGGACGACACCGCTGTCCGGACAATATCTCAACTCCACCACCGTTTCAGGTCCGCTGGCACGCAGTTTGTACACACAATCATCCTGTTTTGCGAAATAGTCGGTCAATCCTTCAATTTGTTCAACTAAACTCTGAAATACAGAATCGGTCGTGTGACAATCGATCCGTAAACGACTTTCTTCAGACTCGGTTACAGTCATAGGGAAGTTCTTTTTTACGATTCGTTTTGTTTTTACTTCCTTAAGCGGTTGTAACGGTTCCAATTCCGGAAAAACTTCTTGGAAAAGATCAAACAGTTGCTTTCTCTCCGAAAGCCCCATCCCGCCTTTGGCCACTTTTTCATTGTAATAGGAAGAATAAAAAACAGGATTGTACAACAGTAATGCGCAAATATCTCCCTCCACATTTTGATATCTGGACGGCTCACTCAAAAGCGATTCCAATTCCAAAGGTTTGGAAAGAAAATAATTCAAGTATTCCGGTATCCAATCCTCTTTCCACTCCGCTGCAACTTCCTGTTTGGAGCTCTTGGTAATCGTTACCGGCACAAAGGGAGTTTTTCCTTGACTGTGAGACAAACGGATCAAAACCGTGCCATTTCTTTTAGGCGATAAACCCCTTTTGACAGGCACGGAAACGAAGCGATGAATTCGTGGATGGATGTACAGAAATTTCCTTCCGGGTTGGTTTGCGCGGGTTTCCACTGAAAAATAGACGGCATAGGAAAATCCTTTGTAGGGTTCAGTCATGCAGCCATATTTTCCGTTCAAAAAAACCGGATAAAACCGCAATTCCCCTTCAAACACCTGTTGTTTCGTCTTTCGCTTATACTTCATGACTCGGAAGGGTTTGTCGGATTCGGCAAAACGACGGGATAAATATGCGGGCAGCCAACTGTATATAGCGTCTTGATGATCCACCTTAGCCCAATCGATGCGGGACCACTCAACATCGGACGCATCGAAGGAGGCGGCCTTTCCAATCCGCTTGAAATGGCGGGTAAAATGCCGGGCAAGCACATCCGAGGGAATCGGTTGTTCAGCAACAAGTGCAGGCGTCTTTCCGGCAAGGGCCGAATCGTCGAAGCGGGTGTATAACAAGCCGGGATATAGTTGCATCAACTCCTCTCCCAAACTAGTCAAACCCGGCATTTTCACATGACTTCCTTCAGGACGCCCGGGCCAAATCATCTCACACCAAGAAGGGGGAAACTTTAAACCATAAACCGGTTGATCCGGCAC carries:
- a CDS encoding sigma 54-interacting transcriptional regulator encodes the protein MAEQQLDWQHLWNQTPCPMAVVDDAGRIRYGNGELLRLCEEQIAEHSSWVSFIQATSSEEHPGVQRIGGKEYRVRYSTLEEPEGWILYSLEQVAIKPSAPPPSSSGLDLDTLLENSYDCIYITDHNGITLHTNSAIERLTGIPKEYYIGKDVRYLEKRGILKKSVTLEVLKTGRTVSTVQENKHGKVLIITGSPICDEEGRIVRVITNIRDVTELNRLRDELDETRKRSERYRKELSELRKLYLKEEPSVVMNDVVMQQAYHLAMRVAGTDATVLLLGESGVGKEVFARLIHKNSSRYESGSFITVNCGAIPEELIESELFGYEGGAFTGARREGKPGMFEIAENGTLLLDEIGELPLSMQVKLLQVLQEKKIRRVGGVRSIPVNVRIIAATNRDLKEMVQRGQFREDLYYRISVVPIEIPPLRRRRKDIKPLLVHYLDKFNRKYRRSCYFVPEVFEKLERYDWPGNVRELANMVERLVITCPEDAIRPEHIPEIREGRSGPSPADGGRKVPEINGETYDLSGLNRSFDSLNDILSHLERSILAEAYRRHHSSYQVAKHLGISQSTAMRKAYKYGIREKGLS
- a CDS encoding nucleotidyltransferase family protein, which translates into the protein MQALLLAGGLGTRLRPLTEHLPKPMAPVVNRPWLEHLLKHLRSQGLSDFVIAVKHNADIIRNHFGDGRRLGVTIAYSQEPELLGTAGAIKHAEPLLSADRFIVVNADIIHHVDLMPLLEFHRSSGAMVTIGLTEVEDPSQYGVVQQTPSGRILRFVEKPPRHEAPSNRINAGIYVMEKETLSWIPAGRAVSIERETFPLLIRKGLPVYGCAVRGYWLDMGTHDRYLALHRDALDGKIGLQLPYPMKAEGVWIGEDTHISSHAKLIPPVVIGRGTRVERGAVLGPYAVLGEGVTVQADSRCAHAVVLPGTRLEGNRVFRHAVVAPDFMVTTRLPGDLIRQGVMQP
- a CDS encoding glycosyltransferase family 4 protein, which translates into the protein MIHPAYVSTYVPKRCGLATYTHHLRTYVRKAHRGEGSEPVDTVIAVVDPEEPLDYDPSLRLIRRDIREDYRDTARRLNDSPVTVVSLQHEFGIFGGDAGEYVLDFVRELHKPLVTTFHTVFHSPREPYRSVQEEIARRSDRILVMNRHAVDRLADQYRVPKDKCVYIPHGTPSPVPEQRESMRAKLGWSNRRVLMTFGLLSPNKGMEMILQALPEVVRRLPDVLYAIVGQTHPQVKKAEGEAYRERLRDMIREQNLDRHVVMIDRYLSESELVHTIMACDLYVTPYPGMEQITSGTLAYAVGLGRPVLSTPYAYARDLLGPYPELLIPYGDADAWARALIAHLSDTGKLREWERKIREIGREMNWPRVGERHLRLFGELSHPRSSDAGGSRSIASASR
- a CDS encoding glycosyl transferase, with the protein product MSCLIPAVPMRAAAGASHPLPVKLTHLRRLTDDTGIIEHGIGKIPRRKEGYSTDDNARALWACVEWGKIARRGRDAEAAEQLARLSDTYLAFLAWVQKEDGHFHNNVAYNRRWEEEEPSDDCLGRTLWSTATAALWDPDGDRSRIAQHLCRTGFRAADRLRHPRGIAFALSAASLLVREAEANPRLESSFRDWVLRNLPAAAGRLGKALLLWYRHHSGPGWRWFEEIMTYSNGVFPWALFQWHRTFPSREAEQIARESLDFLIDKMTSPEGFIRPVGNRGWCTRKKNSQWDQQPVEVLKLAMACEQGLASTGDAVYRAVLEKCRAWFHGDNDLRVPMADPSDGSCCDGLTEGGPNRNRGAESTLAYLLTEAIFHKTREGKHHERDDETC
- a CDS encoding phosphomannomutase/phosphoglucomutase, whose amino-acid sequence is MSAMMKPADRIAPHVFREYDIRGIVGEEIHEFFAYWLGRAFARRVRAEGQHSVVVGRDNRKSSPALARAVTAGLVQEGCEVMDIGEVTSPMFYFGLEHLDVPSGIMITASHNPPDENGFKVAQNKTTLYGNAVKNLYNEMVGVAAETGLEPEIAQTSPSRSVDLRTPYLDMLQEKIRLDGRPLKVVVDCGNGTASSFAPEALERWGCEVIPLYCTSDPTFPNHHPDPVDPKNLTDLIRTVKETGADLGIAFDGDGDRLGVVDETGRIRWGDQLMILYWREILPKYPGCDAWVEVKCSQALVEEIKRLGGNPRFHRTGHSHVKATLRRTRAPFAGEMSGHLFFNDEYYGFDDALYAAGRLLRILSRKKRPLSALFADVPQYHATSETRVPCEEAKKASVIEQVKAHFAKKYPIVEVDGARIQFPSGWALVRSSNTQPILVLRAEADSTERLVEIKREVESVIRRCGITAPIPW
- a CDS encoding type I phosphomannose isomerase catalytic subunit gives rise to the protein MNKMEPVKFTPLAVPRIWGGHRLKSWFDTETEEPIGEYWLISSHPNGTSVVEGGPFRGKTLNDLVRDYPEAYLGSSPQPRFPLLIKLIEAAQDLSVQVHPDDEYARKAEADFGKTEAWYVLDCPEDGRVIYGHRFSSRREYLQAVEKKRVKDYLEYAPIAPGKLVFVPSRTLHALLAGTTVLEIQQTSDVTYRVYDWDRVDERGRGRELHIDKAADVLRYDRQPDPFPERAELSAEGGLRGSRLVSCPYFTIDRWNLASGRHSFDLGRQNNPDILIVTKGEGTLHWSGGEMPLSRGDAAIVPATLSGYDVSCTAEMELIRTFY
- a CDS encoding pPIWI_RE module domain-containing protein encodes the protein MTNQHRLHLFAFDVTHPPVPDQPVYGLKFPPSWCEMIWPGRPEGSHVKMPGLTSLGEELMQLYPGLLYTRFDDSALAGKTPALVAEQPIPSDVLARHFTRHFKRIGKAASFDASDVEWSRIDWAKVDHQDAIYSWLPAYLSRRFAESDKPFRVMKYKRKTKQQVFEGELRFYPVFLNGKYGCMTEPYKGFSYAVYFSVETRANQPGRKFLYIHPRIHRFVSVPVKRGLSPKRNGTVLIRLSHSQGKTPFVPVTITKSSKQEVAAEWKEDWIPEYLNYFLSKPLELESLLSEPSRYQNVEGDICALLLYNPVFYSSYYNEKVAKGGMGLSERKQLFDLFQEVFPELEPLQPLKEVKTKRIVKKNFPMTVTESEESRLRIDCHTTDSVFQSLVEQIEGLTDYFAKQDDCVYKLRASGPETVVELRYCPDSGVVQDVDINHPHRTLRKMKKMITKWGKAHGALVMIEPKKTWSENPKADPKHALRVAFAECGQITQFLHDDNEENFEHRVKNAFFDLLSDFGVYTHHLIEGVDRERVWLFVTAFRPHELNEGRVLYARYDGNRYLIRMEGDDGSWRALPDFITDAGGLKQGLERDGLTREKQPEIERTILQILQETERPLTVVFDRTPLTKLYFPVQDKHLINGDWILTRPELDYQRNRLRILRITTEYYVPLYYNDKPGKDYTFSSGLFLSEDGVYYSLGQKPDTYQLAVLYTKATDSSELLLQPNLVEILPVGHWDPGEAEEAVRQLHLLRQANLTYDQHTIYPAPVHRLNAAKKYLEAFLAVQRLVKNDRVRI